CCTGCAAAAAGTACGTGAGATTATTACTTGGACCCGCAATAGCTACAGTCTTGCTTTAAATAGCAACGAAAAAACAATTGTACCATTGTCGAAAAACAAACTAGCAGATTTAAAAGAAATACTCGGAATATAGTAGATTTCCCAGGAAATAAACGACTCCTGTCAGCTAAATATTACTCCATTGAAGCTCATTTTTCCGCCTTTCACCTGTAATTTAATGTTTACCTCTCCATCGTGCTTTAAAGTTAGGCTATCAACAACCACAGGAGGTTTACACATGGAGACAGTAATTGATGTTCAACATTTAAAAAAGGTCTTTAATAGTGAAGCTGCATTACAGGATGTTTCCTTCACTATTAAAAAAGGAGAAATATTTGGTTTTCTTGGTCCAAGCGGCTCAGGTAAAACAACTACTATTAAAATATTAACTGCGCAAACTGAAAAAACTGCGGGAGATGTATCATTATTTAATCGCCCTGCTAGTGAAATGAAATATAGTCAAAATCGTCAGCGCTTTGGTATCTTGACGGATAATAGCGGGCTGTATACACGGCTTTCAATTGAAGAGAATTTATTACTATATAGTAATTTGTATCAATTACCTCATACAGCAGTAAAAGACGCTTTAGATTTTGTTAATCTTTACCCAGAACGTAAAAAGAAAGTTAGTCAGCTATCTAAAGGCATGATTCAACGTGTCACACTAGCTCGTGCCATTATGCATAAACCTGAATTGTTATTTTTAGATGAGCCAACATCTGCACTTGACCCAGTGAATACGCAGCATATTTATAACGGCTTACGGAAATTAAATGAACTCGGAACAACAATCTTTTTAACAACTCACGATATGAGTGAGGCAGAAATACTTTGTGATCGTGTTGCCTTTTTGCATCAAGGAAAAATTCGTGCAATCGGTTCACCGAAGCAATTAAAAAAAGATTTTGGAGATGAAACGATTACTGTTGAATTGAAAAATGGCCAATCTGAAACGATTCAAAATGGCGATCAGGATGCGCAAAAACTATTTCATTGGATGCAAGAAAATGCAGTTGCACGTATATACACAAATGAGCCAACTTTAGGCGATATATTTATGCAAATAACAGGGAGTGATCTAATATGAACATATCAATAACACGTATTCAAGCTATTTTCATGAAGGACTACAAGGAATTTTCAAGAAATTACGCAGTCTCTGTTATGATTTTTTTACCCCTTATTTTAGCTTTTGCTTATAACAAAATCGGAACAAATAGTATCGACGCTTATTTTTTACCAATAAATTTAGTGTTTGCAGTTGTTACTGCCTATGTACAATGTTGTTTAATTGCAGAAGAAAAGGAGAAAAATACACTCCGAAGTTTAATGCTTTCTCCTGCTTCACTTGGAGATATTTTAATAGGTAAAAGCTTGTTCGTCTCTATTGTGACGGTTGTTGTAGTAGGCTTGTCGATTTTCCTTGTTGGTTACGAGCCAGCAAATCTTTTCATATTAGCTATCGCTCTATTACTGTCTATCGTTTTCTACATCGCCTTAGGAACATTATGTGGATTATTTGCAAAAACAATTATGGAAGCATCTATTATCGTGTTGCCTGTTATGTTTATTTTCTCATTTGGACCGTTTGCCTTAACTTTAGCTTCTGTCTATCCAGTGCTAGAAATTGCAAAGTGGCTTCCAAGCGCTCAACTAGTTCTTCTAGCAGAGGCTTTAGAAGGTAACTACTCTTCAATGGATTACATTATTCCTATCGTTACTATTATTGCTTGGTCAATAGTAGCTTGGATTGTTACTGGCTTTGTTTATAAAAAAAGAATGGTAGATTAACAGGGACAGGGTGCCTGGCACTCAAACAATTTTCACACAAATCATGTATTTTATAACTTGCCAGGGAAAATCCCCGTAGACTCCTGCTCATTACGCACGCAATGTAAGCCGCAACTTGACCATGCGACAGCAAGAGTTGCGGCTTACAGAGTGCCCGCGGAAAGTGTAGTGTATTTTTTATAAGTGTCAGGCACTCAAACAATTTTACTAGTTGATTGCAACGGAGAGTGCCGCCCGTAGCGAAAATCAACGTCAATTAAATGCAACGTAACGACCATTCTTTTCTAACATTAAAGCAATTGCTCTTCAAGTTCTTCGATTTCTTGTAATGCATCCGCATACCAAATACCAACAAATCTTGATGCTACTTTGTTTTCAAAATAATCCCCGTCATAAAAAGCTAATGGGAATAGAACACCTTGTTTTATTAATTGTTCAATCTTTTGATAAAATGCTTCATTATCCTCAGCACCTTTTGATGCATAGGAAGCAAATTTATTAACAGGTTTACCTAATGCTTCATGAAACATTAACATAGAGGTAGAGCCGTTTTGGCGGAAGTTCAAATCAATCGCCTGCACATCTCCTGCCTCTGTTACGATTAAATCA
The genomic region above belongs to Lysinibacillus sp. FSL W8-0992 and contains:
- a CDS encoding ABC transporter ATP-binding protein — protein: METVIDVQHLKKVFNSEAALQDVSFTIKKGEIFGFLGPSGSGKTTTIKILTAQTEKTAGDVSLFNRPASEMKYSQNRQRFGILTDNSGLYTRLSIEENLLLYSNLYQLPHTAVKDALDFVNLYPERKKKVSQLSKGMIQRVTLARAIMHKPELLFLDEPTSALDPVNTQHIYNGLRKLNELGTTIFLTTHDMSEAEILCDRVAFLHQGKIRAIGSPKQLKKDFGDETITVELKNGQSETIQNGDQDAQKLFHWMQENAVARIYTNEPTLGDIFMQITGSDLI
- a CDS encoding ABC transporter permease, which gives rise to MNISITRIQAIFMKDYKEFSRNYAVSVMIFLPLILAFAYNKIGTNSIDAYFLPINLVFAVVTAYVQCCLIAEEKEKNTLRSLMLSPASLGDILIGKSLFVSIVTVVVVGLSIFLVGYEPANLFILAIALLLSIVFYIALGTLCGLFAKTIMEASIIVLPVMFIFSFGPFALTLASVYPVLEIAKWLPSAQLVLLAEALEGNYSSMDYIIPIVTIIAWSIVAWIVTGFVYKKRMVD